The following are encoded in a window of Mycoplasmopsis bovis PG45 genomic DNA:
- a CDS encoding 5'-3' exonuclease, with protein sequence MFSCFMLKLGNVGDLLQLVNENNCIIKVVRNPGNFTEYSIETINEFVDIYGINPNQIPDYKGLAGDTSDRLKGVAGIGPKKAVSLLNEFGSLEAIYENIGKISGKTKEYLENDYESAHFCKKLAILNPDVEMDTDIDNYKIVLNRNEAEEILNEFGFYNVLDTYINVFLPKYKSA encoded by the coding sequence ATGTTTTCTTGTTTTATGCTTAAACTGGGAAACGTAGGAGACTTGCTTCAATTAGTTAATGAAAATAACTGCATCATAAAAGTTGTTAGAAATCCAGGGAATTTTACTGAATATAGTATAGAAACAATAAATGAATTTGTTGACATATATGGTATTAATCCTAATCAAATTCCTGACTATAAAGGCCTAGCTGGTGATACATCTGATAGACTAAAGGGAGTAGCTGGCATTGGGCCTAAAAAAGCTGTGAGTTTACTTAATGAATTTGGCTCTTTGGAAGCTATTTATGAGAACATTGGCAAAATTAGTGGCAAAACCAAGGAATACTTAGAAAACGACTATGAATCAGCTCACTTTTGCAAAAAATTAGCTATTTTAAACCCTGATGTTGAGATGGACACTGACATTGACAACTATAAAATAGTGTTAAATAGAAATGAAGCAGAAGAAATATTGAATGAGTTTGGCTTTTATAATGTTTTAGATACATACATTAATGTATTTCTACCCAAATACAAGTCTGCCTAG
- a CDS encoding Mbov_0401 family ICE element transposase-like protein has product MLWDQQAEKYKNSAERKKEYHVERKITRAIIVKGEIYYYTLYMYRHKVTRKCFVYYHNEILRLNKRLKYYLDDIERCLNDQLYERNYKKLGKVKSNKIPYYIYAYHRNKIPIKQANMDELKCHKDKEYDAIQIDTDDSYFYARVNGYKAKFRCRMATIHTLEHNGDNKIKNKTTIMQISNLRIKQDIKKNEAEFHNAVKNALSKLYANKQIIVSGDGAKVITTLATSLKSTRVFDKYHFIRELFKIYGFNETLNKANKRVFDGIDHFKELNYLYNQGKFDEFTNYLKHTINLLSSKPKTVQKIYDIKKFIRFYTTNNKFINETIINKYYTSGNAETFVSHDLKRYIGKNFGLKSINTIIRTIISETNHNLIII; this is encoded by the coding sequence ATGCTTTGAGACCAGCAGGCTGAAAAATATAAAAACAGTGCTGAACGTAAAAAAGAATATCATGTTGAGCGTAAAATAACAAGGGCGATCATAGTAAAAGGCGAAATATATTACTATACTTTGTATATGTATAGACACAAAGTTACTAGGAAATGCTTTGTTTACTATCATAATGAAATACTAAGGCTTAACAAAAGACTTAAATATTACTTAGATGATATAGAAAGATGCTTAAACGATCAACTTTATGAACGTAATTACAAAAAATTAGGAAAAGTTAAAAGCAATAAAATACCTTATTATATCTATGCATATCACAGGAACAAAATCCCTATAAAACAGGCAAATATGGATGAATTAAAATGTCACAAAGATAAAGAATACGATGCAATTCAGATTGATACAGATGATTCATATTTTTATGCTAGAGTTAATGGATACAAAGCCAAATTTAGATGCAGAATGGCTACAATTCACACTTTAGAGCATAATGGAGATAACAAAATAAAAAACAAAACTACAATAATGCAAATTAGCAACTTAAGAATTAAGCAAGACATTAAGAAAAATGAAGCAGAATTTCATAATGCAGTTAAAAATGCTTTATCTAAGCTATATGCAAATAAGCAAATAATCGTTTCAGGTGATGGAGCTAAAGTTATTACTACACTAGCAACATCATTAAAAAGCACTAGAGTTTTTGATAAATATCACTTTATAAGAGAACTATTTAAAATATACGGTTTTAATGAGACATTAAATAAAGCAAATAAAAGAGTTTTTGATGGAATAGACCATTTTAAGGAACTTAATTATTTGTATAATCAAGGTAAATTTGATGAATTTACTAACTACTTAAAACATACAATTAATTTACTCTCATCTAAGCCTAAGACAGTGCAAAAAATTTATGATATAAAGAAATTCATAAGGTTTTACACAACTAATAATAAGTTTATAAATGAAACAATAATAAACAAATACTACACAAGTGGTAATGCTGAAACATTTGTTTCTCACGACTTAAAAAGATATATAGGAAAAAATTTTGGACTTAAATCAATCAATACAATTATTAGAACAATAATTTCTGAAACAAACCACAATTTAATAATTATCTAA